The Candidatus Eremiobacteraceae bacterium genome contains a region encoding:
- a CDS encoding RNA polymerase sigma factor — MQKIAAGDGEAFAELVRRYTRMLYNVAYRYNASSAEDLVQESFLRAFQHANTFSGRSKVSSWLYRICVNVCLTHQGKAGLPMTDIDDVNEAELQGRHDERPEATAERGETFRALEDGLRALPSQQRMVFILRELQGLSYGEIADILGINEQAARTNLCRAKRRLQVWLDPLIC, encoded by the coding sequence ATGCAGAAAATCGCCGCGGGGGACGGCGAAGCGTTCGCTGAGCTGGTGAGGCGATACACAAGGATGCTCTACAACGTGGCCTACCGCTACAACGCATCTTCTGCCGAGGACCTCGTGCAGGAGTCCTTTCTACGTGCTTTTCAGCACGCGAACACGTTCTCCGGACGAAGCAAAGTGTCGTCGTGGTTGTATCGCATCTGCGTGAACGTCTGCCTGACCCACCAAGGTAAGGCCGGCCTCCCGATGACGGACATCGACGACGTGAACGAAGCCGAACTGCAAGGCCGTCACGACGAACGGCCGGAGGCGACGGCTGAGCGCGGCGAGACGTTCCGCGCTCTTGAAGATGGTCTGCGTGCGTTGCCGAGCCAGCAGCGCATGGTCTTCATCCTGCGCGAATTGCAAGGCCTCTCTTACGGGGAGATCGCGGACATACTGGGTATCAATGAGCAGGCGGCCCGCACGAACCTCTGTCGCGCAAAGCGGCGGCTGCAAGTGTGGCTCGACCCGCTGATCTGCTGA
- a CDS encoding FecR domain-containing protein — protein MECSEALDLLYSAFDGQITPTQQALLDGHRRVCFACATSLIKAERFQELIRHVPQLSVPRGLEQRIINRVTQRATAGAPAGEKVRSIASAASQYWRAMATTGGVLAAAYGLFFVLQDPLSALFTHRPKDETVTAMVSGQLQDLAPNNKQTEVDGASTPLSSGETLTNYTTRSATVAFSPHLAVTIGSATVVHVNKLHVAGDGALDTVDVHIDRGTFGVTEDLHHGDSPIYVATNQATMVPTGTTFTVRESKNVTHLGVVKGSVAVYMPGRTFNVIAGQTVQISQGGVLREIVTKAKHPAATAPVKPASPAN, from the coding sequence ATGGAATGTTCCGAAGCGCTCGACCTGCTCTACTCGGCATTTGACGGGCAGATCACGCCGACGCAGCAAGCCTTACTCGACGGCCATCGTCGCGTCTGCTTCGCGTGCGCGACGTCCCTCATCAAGGCTGAACGCTTTCAAGAACTGATCCGCCATGTGCCGCAGCTCTCGGTGCCGCGCGGTCTCGAGCAGCGTATCATCAACCGCGTCACACAGCGCGCAACGGCCGGTGCGCCGGCGGGCGAGAAGGTCCGATCCATCGCGAGCGCTGCAAGCCAGTACTGGCGCGCGATGGCGACGACGGGCGGCGTTCTTGCCGCGGCCTACGGTCTGTTCTTCGTCCTGCAAGATCCGCTGAGCGCGCTCTTCACCCACCGGCCGAAGGACGAAACCGTGACCGCGATGGTCTCGGGCCAACTGCAAGATCTCGCGCCGAACAACAAACAGACCGAAGTGGACGGCGCAAGCACGCCGTTGAGCTCCGGTGAGACCCTCACCAATTACACGACCCGGTCCGCGACCGTGGCATTCTCACCGCACCTCGCGGTGACGATCGGCAGCGCGACAGTCGTGCACGTCAACAAACTTCACGTCGCCGGCGACGGCGCACTCGACACGGTCGACGTCCACATCGACCGCGGCACGTTCGGTGTCACGGAAGATCTCCATCACGGCGACTCGCCGATCTACGTCGCGACGAATCAGGCCACGATGGTGCCGACCGGCACGACGTTCACGGTCCGCGAAAGCAAGAACGTCACGCATCTCGGCGTCGTCAAGGGCAGCGTCGCGGTCTACATGCCGGGCCGGACGTTCAACGTGATCGCCGGGCAGACGGTGCAGATCTCGCAAGGCGGCGTGCTGCGTGAGATCGTCACGAAGGCAAAACATCCGGCCGCGACGGCGCCCGTCAAGCCGGCAAGTCCAGCCAACTAG